The proteins below are encoded in one region of Reichenbachiella sp. 5M10:
- a CDS encoding FtsL-like putative cell division protein, protein MASNTYKNPASTRSTGKRSFFSLLESFINVEKLFDNGLPIQFLMPLLYVTVLCIFYIGNLHFAEKNIRKISKLRVEVEDLRADYTTLKADYMFTSKQSEVAKKAEKIGLAESIDPPYKIVLHAND, encoded by the coding sequence ATGGCTTCCAACACCTACAAAAACCCCGCCTCTACCAGATCCACTGGTAAGAGAAGTTTTTTTTCGCTGCTTGAGAGTTTTATCAATGTCGAGAAACTCTTTGATAATGGTCTGCCTATTCAGTTTTTGATGCCTTTGCTTTATGTGACGGTTCTTTGCATTTTTTATATTGGCAATCTTCATTTTGCCGAAAAAAACATCCGGAAAATTTCAAAACTACGTGTAGAAGTCGAAGACTTACGAGCAGATTATACTACGCTCAAGGCTGATTACATGTTCACCAGCAAGCAATCTGAAGTCGCAAAAAAGGCTGAGAAGATTGGTTTGGCTGAAAGTATCGATCCTCCATACAAAATCGTATTGCATGCCAATGACTAA
- the rsmH gene encoding 16S rRNA (cytosine(1402)-N(4))-methyltransferase RsmH, with amino-acid sequence MSEYHNPVMLSECIEGLDIKSDGVYVDVTFGGGGHSQEILKNLSANGQLFGFDQDDDAKANADQIENRSFTFVQANFRYLRKYLKLHGITQVDGILADLGVSSHQFNTPGRGFSTRFDGPLDMRMDTSQDLSAKEVLNEYEESSLHKIFGQYGEVKNAKTLANAIVNARGQRSIDTIGEFLDAIRKLAPRGRENKYFAQVFQAIRIEVNEELKALEEFLVQSTEVLKENGRLVVMSYHSLEDRMVKNYINKGKFYGEVEKDLFGNQLKPLRSITRKPVIASENEINENNRARSAKLRIAEKI; translated from the coding sequence ATGAGTGAGTATCATAACCCTGTAATGCTGAGTGAATGTATCGAGGGGTTGGATATCAAATCGGATGGAGTTTATGTAGATGTCACCTTCGGTGGAGGAGGTCATAGCCAAGAGATTCTTAAAAATTTGAGTGCCAACGGACAGTTGTTTGGTTTTGATCAAGATGATGATGCCAAAGCAAATGCCGATCAAATAGAGAATCGTTCTTTCACATTTGTGCAAGCCAATTTTAGGTATCTCAGAAAATACCTCAAGCTACACGGGATTACTCAGGTAGATGGCATACTGGCAGATCTAGGAGTGTCGTCGCATCAGTTCAATACGCCTGGTCGTGGTTTTTCTACCCGATTTGATGGGCCTTTGGACATGAGAATGGATACATCGCAGGATTTGTCTGCCAAAGAGGTCCTCAACGAATACGAGGAGTCTTCTCTTCATAAGATATTCGGACAGTATGGCGAAGTGAAAAACGCGAAGACTTTGGCGAATGCCATCGTCAATGCCAGAGGTCAACGTTCGATTGATACGATCGGTGAGTTTCTGGATGCGATTCGAAAATTGGCTCCACGAGGAAGAGAAAACAAGTACTTCGCACAGGTTTTTCAGGCGATCCGTATAGAGGTCAACGAAGAACTGAAGGCGTTGGAGGAGTTTTTGGTACAGAGTACCGAAGTCCTCAAAGAGAATGGAAGATTAGTCGTCATGTCCTACCACTCGTTGGAAGACAGGATGGTGAAAAACTATATAAATAAAGGGAAGTTTTATGGTGAGGTAGAGAAGGATCTGTTTGGGAATCAACTCAAACCCCTTCGCTCGATCACTAGAAAACCAGTCATAGCAAGTGAAAATGAAATAAATGAAAACAACCGGGCACGCAGTGCCAAATTAAGAATAGCAGAAAAAATCTAG